The Panicum virgatum strain AP13 chromosome 5K, P.virgatum_v5, whole genome shotgun sequence genome has a window encoding:
- the LOC120708228 gene encoding disease resistance protein RPM1-like yields MLPANIDFAEIDQKSSEHIVLVQRLTEPKGIPMAEPILASLIHGIASLLTTGVADQGQRLLATGQDVRWLRDELLSMQIFLHEMEACAGDGGAVTEALVHQIRDIMLDSEDAIDVFDASQVRSCCILGNLQAQSKVGARIKRIRNQLSDIARRRLEYPTKPPAGSSDNWIHGLLASSPLVHDKDTVGLDKDLNVLLQHTLGGESELSVMSLVGMGGVGKTTLAKKVYNHPHVKKHFDRSSWVYVSNMMEVRGVLREMAKGLMRIPSAEVSSLSEGQLQELLLCGLGGMRFLLVLDDVWDEGLWQVIKRVLPNNGTGSRVLVTTRNIIVAESVVDVRSDVHQLQPMTFEDSYNLFCIKAFTKDGVCPDDLKEMAKDIVKKCSGLPLAIVAAGSMMSRKEKTHTKWRCVMENIQKDLNNGDMGVQQALLLSYKDLPHPLKPCFLLLSVIPYDSEISRKKLVRLWIAEGFVQEKNNETLETTAEKYLMELINRSMIEVAVASSSGRVKACRVHNLIHDLAISLSENGKFSVICHDRCASTSARRISLQTSDVSFHKEHKKRLRSVFMFSSSAPAVLKSKIVAKSFELVRILDLEDGKVLKLPKEIGGLLHLRYLGLRGTKVKKLPRTLQNLCYLQTLDIRKTQIKIIAFQIKCLRNLRNLEMRQDGQSISVPMGLAKLGKLQVLTGLQASAANVHEISSLTKLQKLSIEDLNNEDAEKLCSSVNNLNELSYLSIFSGDDIRPLDIATLKPSSCLQKLHIAGKLQTLPDWFSQLHNLTKLRLSFSKLEEDPLSVLAQLPNLLFLQLNKAYQGKVMRCCCPSFRNLKIFIITELEKLEEWDVDIGAMPCVLEVWIMLCENLATVPTGLQSLATLQRLRLVGMTSSFIDRLGEHGEDFVRIKHIPSIQIIQQFG; encoded by the coding sequence ATGCTGCCAGCTAACATTGACTTTGCTGAGATAGACCAAAAGTCGTCCGAGCATATCGTCCTTGTCCAACGACTCACAGAACCAAAGGGAATTCCCATGGCCGAACCCATCCTTGCTTCCTTGATCCACGGCATAGCATCCCTGCTTACCACCGGAGTAGCCGACCAGGGACAGCGCCTCCTAGCCACAGGCCAGGATGTACGCTGGCTCCGTGATGAGCTCCTCAGCATGCAGATCTTCCTGCATGAAATGGAGGCGTGTGCTGGTGATGGCGGCGCGGTCACAGAAGCATTGGTCCACCAGATCAGAGACATCATGCTTGATTCAGAGGATGCCATCGATGTCTTCGACGCTAGTCAGGTGCGCAGTTGCTGCATCCTCGGTAACCTACAAGCACAGAGCAAAGTTGGGGCCCGAATCAAGCGTATCAGGAACCAGCTGAGCGACATTGCCCGCCGTCGGTTAGAATACCCAACCAAACCACCAGCAGGTTCCAGTGACAACTGGATCCATGGCCTCTTAGCCTCGTCTCCCCTGGTTCATGACAAAGATACTGTTGGCCTGGACAAAGACCTGAACGTGTTGCTTCAGCACACTTTGGGTGGGGAATCAGAGCTAAGTGTCATGTCCTTGGTTGGCATGGGTGGTGTTGGTAAGACCACGCTTGCCAAGAAGGTGTACAACCACCCACATGTGAAGAAGCACTTCGACCGCAGTTCATGGGTCTATGTTTCAAACATGATGGAGGTGCGAGGTGTCCTCCGTGAGATGGCCAAGGGGCTGATGAGGATCCCCTCCGCAGAGGTGAGCTCTCTCAGTGAGGGGCAACTCCAAGAACTGCTCTTGTGTGGCCTCGGGGGTATGCGATTTTTGCTTGTGCTTGATGATGTCTGGGACGAAGGGCTCTGGCAGGTGATCAAGCGGGTACTGCCTAATAATGGTACTGGGAGCCGGGTCCTTGTGACAACGCGTAACATCATCGTGGCTGAGTCGGTTGTTGATGTGCGAAGTGATGTCCATCAACTTCAGCCAATGACATTTGAAGATTCCTACAATCTGTTTTGCATAAAGGCCTTCACGAAAGATGGGGTATGCCCTGATGATCTGAAGGAGATGGCAAAGGACATTGTCAAGAAATGTTCTGGTTTGCCCCTTGCTATAGTTGCAGCAGGGAGCATGATGTCAAGGAAGGAAAAAACACATACCAAATGGAGGTGTGTCATGGAAAACATTCAGAAGGACCTAAACAATGGTGACATGGGAGTCCAGCAAGCACTGCTTTTAAGCTACAAGGATCTTCCACACCCTTTGAAGCCATGTTTTCTGTTGCTCTCTGTCATACCATATGACTCGGAGATCTCCCGAAAGAAACTGGTCCGGCTATGGATTGCAGAAGGGTTTGTGCAAGAGAAAAACAATGAGACACTTGAAACAACTGCAGAGAAGTACCTCATGGAGCTCATTAACAGAAGCATGATAGAAGTGGCGGTCGCCAGCAGCAGTGGGAGAGTAAAAGCATGCAGAGTTCACAATCTTATTCATGATCTTGCCATCTCGCTGTCTGAAAATGGGAAATTTTCTGTCATTTGTCATGATAGATGTGCGAGTACTAGTGCTCGGCGCATATCATTGCAGACATCTGATGTGTCATTCCACAAAGAACACAAGAAAAGATTACGATCAGTTTTCATGTTCAGCAGTAGTGCACCTGCTGTATTGAAAAGCAAAATTGTTGCAAAGAGCTTCGAGCTAGTAAGAATTTTGGATCTGGAAGATGGCAAAGTGCTAAAACTTCCAAAAGAGATAGGAGGACTGCTTCACTTGAGGTATCTTGGGCTACGAGGAACAAAAGTAAAGAAGCTACCGAGAACACTGCAAAATCTCTGTTACTTGCAAACTCTTGATATAAGGAAGACTCAGATAAAAATAATTGCATTTCAAATCAAATGCTTGAGGAATTTAAGGAATCTAGAGATGAGACAAGATGGCCAAAGCATCAGTGTACCAATGGGACTTGCCAAGCTTGGCAAGCTCCAGGTATTAACTGGTTTGCAAGCAAGTGCAGCTAATGTTCATGAGATTTCAAGCCTTACTAAGCTCCAAAAACTTTCCATAGAGGACTTAAACAATGAAGATGCCGAAAAACTATGTTCTTCAGTAAACAATCTGAATGAACTATCATACCTATCCATCTTCTCAGGTGATGATATCAGACCTCTTGACATTGCAACACTGAAGCCTTCGTCATGTCTACAGAAATTGCACATAGCTGGAAAATTGCAGACATTGCCAGATTGGTTTTCTCAGCTACATAATCTTACAAAGCTGCGCTTGAGTTTCTCAAAACTGGAAGAAGATCCACTTTCAGTTCTCGCTCAATTGCCAAATCTGCTATTCCTACAGCTGAACAAAGCATACCAGGGAAAAGTAATGAGATGCTGCTGTCCAAGCTTTcgaaatctgaaaatatttaTCATAACTGAACTTGAGAAACTGGAAGAATGGGATGTTGATATAGGAGCCATGCCATGTGTCTTGGAAGTGTGGATCATGTTATGTGAAAATTTAGCGACAGTTCCTACTGGGTTGCAGTCTCTTGCTACATTGCAGAGACTGAGATTAGTGGGCATGACAAGCTCGTTTATTGATAGATTGGGAGAACATGGTGAAGATTTTGTTAGGATCAAACACATCCCATCTATCCAGATCATTCAACAGTTCGGGTAA